The following coding sequences are from one Granulicella arctica window:
- a CDS encoding LptA/OstA family protein, with product MRISVERLRVWLVVGVALLVLVIAGFLGYAHYRAHRFLAGLPGKLGVDIRRETNGYTYSQSLGGKTVMTLHASKAVEHNNGKLTLHDVSMILYGRKHDRADRISGSEFEYDQSSGVVRATGEVHIDLEAPPSATASAKKTPSALPFADDLEGESTRVIHVRTSGLVYLQKLGVAATDQDLEFRFAGMIGHATGAEYNSDTGVLILQSNVKTNGIQHGTPVVLTASHAELERDTQLALLTQAKYTSPGQTARADHAVVHLRKEGSPERIEAEGNVVLESPTAGTMVAPHGDILLNPAGQAQSAHFFGGANYEDIDSLREAKSQAQDVRVAFDAVGRPQNVVLTGTVHVNERVRATNAAPWSTRDATAGKMTFALVHDGTGKRSQLREAEATSSAHLALVSDVGTAASSKSDLSGDLLHGHFSGEGKSAQLTDVHGTGHTFLHRVSAQGADQTSSGDTLDVTLRPARKGANPQKRAANQTGTEEIAKATQSGHVVLTSKAAPKPGEKTLPTTSRATADLAVYDGDADDLTLTGQAQVVDDASTLSASKIVMQHESGDATAEGMVKANYVQPNATEPVHILSDHAELKHAAQRAIFYGVPGKPARLWQGASQVEAPILDLEKQQRRLTARAAAAATTPQVHAVLVGNSAAKPGKPARSSVVRIASQTMVYLDQARQVDFNGDVKVEDLDGTLRARLATAYLQPAPPSGPAASKSPVAASKSTPSKGAPTGFFGGSVERIVAKGKIEMEQPGRRASGEQLVYTASDGMFVLSGTPAALPRLIDEVQGTVTGTSLRFHTGDDMVTVIGGGADNPSQRVHTVTKVKQK from the coding sequence ATGCGTATTTCAGTAGAGAGGCTGCGGGTTTGGCTGGTGGTTGGTGTGGCCCTTCTGGTGCTGGTGATCGCCGGCTTTCTGGGCTATGCGCACTACCGGGCGCACCGTTTCCTTGCAGGTTTGCCCGGCAAGCTCGGCGTCGATATCCGCCGCGAGACGAACGGCTACACCTATTCGCAGTCACTCGGCGGCAAGACCGTCATGACCCTCCATGCCTCGAAGGCGGTTGAGCATAATAACGGCAAGCTCACCCTGCATGATGTCAGCATGATCCTCTACGGTCGGAAGCATGATCGGGCGGATCGCATCTCCGGCAGCGAGTTCGAGTACGATCAGTCCTCCGGGGTCGTACGCGCGACGGGTGAGGTCCACATCGATCTCGAGGCACCACCTTCCGCTACCGCATCTGCAAAGAAGACGCCCAGCGCTCTCCCCTTTGCGGACGATCTCGAAGGAGAGAGCACCCGCGTCATTCATGTTCGGACCAGCGGTCTGGTCTATCTACAGAAGCTTGGCGTCGCCGCGACCGATCAGGACCTCGAGTTCCGCTTTGCCGGCATGATCGGCCACGCCACCGGCGCGGAGTACAACTCGGATACCGGCGTTCTCATCCTCCAGTCCAACGTAAAGACCAACGGCATCCAGCATGGGACGCCGGTAGTCCTTACGGCCTCTCACGCCGAGCTGGAGCGAGATACGCAGCTCGCCCTGCTCACTCAGGCGAAGTACACCTCGCCGGGGCAGACCGCTCGGGCCGACCACGCCGTCGTGCACCTCCGCAAGGAAGGCTCTCCCGAGCGCATCGAGGCCGAAGGCAACGTCGTCCTCGAGAGCCCGACCGCCGGAACCATGGTCGCGCCGCACGGGGATATCCTGCTGAACCCGGCGGGTCAGGCGCAGAGCGCACACTTCTTCGGGGGAGCGAACTATGAGGACATCGACAGTCTCCGCGAGGCGAAGAGTCAGGCGCAGGACGTTCGCGTTGCCTTCGACGCCGTTGGCCGCCCACAGAACGTCGTCCTTACCGGTACAGTCCACGTCAACGAGCGTGTCCGCGCAACGAACGCTGCTCCCTGGAGCACACGCGACGCCACTGCTGGCAAGATGACCTTCGCCCTCGTCCATGACGGCACCGGCAAGCGCAGTCAACTACGCGAGGCCGAAGCCACCTCCTCGGCTCACCTCGCGCTGGTGAGCGATGTCGGCACTGCAGCCTCATCGAAGAGCGACCTCTCCGGCGATCTCCTCCACGGACATTTCTCCGGCGAAGGCAAGTCCGCGCAGCTCACTGACGTCCACGGCACTGGCCACACCTTCCTGCACCGCGTCAGCGCGCAGGGAGCAGACCAGACCAGCTCTGGCGATACCCTCGATGTTACCCTCCGGCCTGCCCGCAAAGGGGCCAACCCGCAGAAGCGTGCGGCGAACCAGACCGGCACCGAGGAGATCGCCAAAGCGACGCAATCCGGCCATGTTGTGCTGACCAGCAAAGCCGCTCCTAAGCCCGGAGAGAAGACTCTACCGACGACGAGCAGGGCCACGGCCGATCTCGCCGTATACGATGGCGACGCGGACGATCTGACCCTCACCGGTCAGGCCCAGGTCGTCGATGACGCGAGCACCCTTTCGGCCAGCAAGATCGTCATGCAGCATGAGAGTGGCGATGCAACCGCCGAGGGCATGGTCAAGGCGAACTATGTGCAGCCGAACGCCACAGAGCCGGTCCACATCCTCTCCGACCACGCTGAGCTGAAGCACGCCGCCCAGCGCGCGATCTTCTACGGCGTACCGGGTAAACCGGCTCGCCTCTGGCAGGGAGCCTCACAGGTCGAAGCACCTATCCTCGACCTCGAGAAGCAGCAGCGCCGGTTGACCGCACGCGCTGCCGCCGCCGCGACAACCCCACAGGTTCACGCCGTATTGGTCGGTAACAGCGCGGCAAAGCCCGGCAAGCCCGCTCGCTCGTCTGTCGTGCGCATCGCCAGCCAGACGATGGTCTACCTTGATCAGGCGCGGCAGGTCGACTTCAACGGCGATGTCAAGGTTGAAGACCTGGATGGCACGCTGCGCGCTCGTCTGGCGACCGCCTACCTTCAGCCTGCACCGCCAAGTGGTCCGGCAGCATCCAAGAGTCCTGTGGCAGCATCGAAGAGTACTCCCAGCAAAGGCGCCCCGACGGGTTTCTTCGGAGGAAGCGTGGAGCGTATCGTGGCCAAGGGTAAGATTGAGATGGAGCAGCCCGGACGCCGCGCCTCGGGAGAGCAGCTCGTCTACACCGCAAGCGATGGCATGTTCGTCCTTAGCGGAACCCCCGCCGCCCTGCCCAGGTTGATCGACGAGGTACAGGGAACCGTCACCGGAACCTCCCTCCGCTTTCACACCGGCGATGATATGGTCACGGTCATCGGCGGAGGCGCGGACAACCCCAGCCAAAGAGTCCATACAGTGACAAAGGTTAAACAGAAGTGA
- the lptB gene encoding LPS export ABC transporter ATP-binding protein codes for MRTLATQEIGKSYGGREVVRGVSLEIQQGEVVGLLGPNGAGKTTSFYMIVGLVRPDAGRILSDGNDITTLPMYLRARNCGISYLPQEPSVFRKLTVEENILAVLEAQQLSWETRRTRTERLLEQLSLGHVRKTRGYALSGGERRRVEIARCLAIQPAFILLDEPFSGIDPIAVLELQEIIFALKASGIGVLITDHNVRETLAVTDRAYIIAEGKIFRTGTPRDLARDPDVRRLYLGEGFSMD; via the coding sequence ATACGCACGTTGGCAACACAGGAGATTGGCAAGTCGTACGGCGGCCGCGAGGTCGTGCGCGGTGTCAGCCTGGAGATTCAGCAGGGCGAGGTTGTTGGCCTCCTCGGGCCCAACGGCGCGGGCAAGACCACCAGCTTTTACATGATCGTCGGCCTCGTTCGACCCGATGCCGGGCGTATTCTGTCCGACGGCAACGACATCACCACTCTGCCCATGTACCTCCGCGCCCGCAACTGCGGCATCAGCTACCTTCCGCAGGAGCCCTCGGTCTTCCGCAAACTCACCGTCGAAGAGAACATCCTCGCCGTTCTTGAAGCCCAGCAGCTTAGCTGGGAGACCCGCCGCACCCGTACCGAAAGGCTGCTCGAGCAGTTGAGCCTCGGCCACGTACGCAAGACGCGTGGCTATGCCCTCTCCGGTGGTGAGCGCCGCCGCGTCGAAATCGCCCGCTGTCTCGCCATCCAGCCCGCCTTCATCCTGCTAGACGAGCCCTTCTCTGGCATCGATCCCATCGCTGTCCTTGAATTACAGGAGATCATCTTCGCCCTCAAGGCCAGCGGCATCGGTGTCCTCATTACGGACCACAACGTCCGCGAAACCCTCGCCGTTACCGACCGCGCCTACATTATCGCGGAGGGAAAAATCTTTCGTACCGGTACCCCCCGCGATCTGGCGCGTGACCCTGATGTCCGGCGCCTGTACCTTGGGGAAGGGTTCTCGATGGATTGA
- the rpoN gene encoding RNA polymerase factor sigma-54: protein MYLQPKLNVKVSQRQVLTPGLVQMVSVLALNKLELKEMINSEMVENPVLEEMEESSISLEERSGIEGDRERSAEDVAAEGVRAEKDPFDEIDFGSYFQDYLDPGFRTTSNFEESDKPSFENFLSQPSHLSDHLAWQLGSLTLSPIVRAAAELIVGNLDENGYLTASEDELVEALLLFKVPVRHEPIPFERGAKSRLTHLWLAERASADDHAETVHLAASEEKSERALAYLAIDEARSIVHQLDPLGVGARDLRECLLIQIRAQKREAQLVLRRRQAHEAARAASSPAPEDHADGEDYAAAASIPSTPAPDQTNIFETAKHIVSNCLQLLQKKDMRELTKSCGGSAEEMQAAVDYIRTLDPRPGQRYNQSETRLIEPDVAFVKRDDTYVVLMNEEDMPVLRLNQGYRKMLRQKQTEKEVREYVKDRYKSAIQLLRNIEQRKNTIVRTCDVIVRRQSEFLEHGEQSLKPMMIKEVAEEIGVHPSTVSRAVSNKYVHTPQGVYELRFFFSEGVNGPEGADLPLVLLKRKVKKLIEEEDPRKPLTDDQLAAELQKQGIQVTRRTVAKYREDLQIPSTHQRRVR, encoded by the coding sequence GTGTACCTGCAACCCAAGCTGAATGTCAAAGTCTCGCAACGCCAGGTGCTGACGCCCGGCCTTGTGCAGATGGTCAGCGTTCTCGCGCTGAACAAGCTTGAGCTGAAGGAGATGATCAACTCCGAGATGGTGGAGAACCCTGTGCTCGAGGAGATGGAGGAGTCTTCCATCTCGCTTGAAGAGCGCTCAGGCATCGAGGGCGACCGGGAGCGCTCCGCCGAGGATGTCGCCGCTGAGGGCGTCCGTGCCGAGAAAGATCCCTTCGACGAGATCGACTTCGGCAGCTATTTTCAGGATTACCTCGACCCCGGCTTCCGCACTACGTCGAATTTTGAAGAATCCGACAAGCCTTCCTTCGAAAACTTTCTCTCGCAGCCCAGCCACCTCAGCGATCATCTCGCCTGGCAGCTTGGATCGCTGACATTGTCTCCCATCGTGCGTGCAGCAGCCGAGCTGATCGTTGGCAATCTCGATGAAAACGGCTACCTCACCGCATCCGAGGACGAACTGGTCGAGGCGCTGCTCCTGTTCAAGGTGCCCGTTCGCCACGAGCCTATCCCTTTCGAGCGCGGAGCAAAGAGCCGCCTGACACACCTCTGGCTGGCCGAGCGAGCCTCCGCCGACGATCACGCAGAGACAGTGCATCTTGCCGCCAGCGAGGAAAAAAGCGAGCGCGCCCTCGCATATTTGGCCATTGACGAGGCCCGCTCCATCGTCCATCAGCTCGACCCGCTCGGCGTCGGCGCGCGCGATCTCCGCGAATGCCTCCTCATCCAGATTCGGGCGCAGAAGCGCGAGGCGCAGCTTGTCCTTCGTCGCCGGCAAGCCCATGAAGCGGCCAGAGCAGCGTCGAGCCCTGCCCCGGAAGACCACGCGGACGGGGAAGACTATGCCGCAGCCGCCAGCATCCCCTCCACGCCTGCGCCCGACCAGACCAACATCTTTGAGACCGCCAAACACATCGTCTCCAACTGCCTCCAGCTCCTTCAAAAGAAGGACATGCGCGAGCTGACCAAAAGCTGCGGCGGCTCCGCCGAAGAGATGCAGGCCGCGGTGGACTACATCCGCACCCTTGACCCGCGCCCCGGACAGCGCTACAACCAGAGCGAGACCCGCCTCATCGAACCCGATGTTGCCTTCGTCAAACGCGACGACACCTACGTCGTCCTGATGAACGAAGAGGACATGCCCGTTCTTCGTCTCAACCAGGGCTACCGCAAGATGCTCCGTCAGAAGCAGACCGAAAAAGAGGTGCGCGAGTACGTCAAGGATCGCTACAAGTCCGCTATCCAGCTCCTGCGCAACATTGAGCAGCGTAAGAACACCATCGTCCGCACCTGCGATGTCATCGTCCGGCGTCAGTCCGAGTTCCTCGAGCACGGCGAGCAGTCACTCAAGCCGATGATGATCAAGGAGGTCGCCGAGGAGATCGGCGTCCATCCCTCCACAGTCAGCCGTGCCGTGTCTAACAAGTACGTTCACACCCCGCAGGGCGTCTACGAGCTGCGCTTCTTCTTCTCCGAGGGCGTCAACGGCCCCGAGGGAGCCGACCTGCCCCTCGTGCTCCTCAAGCGCAAGGTCAAAAAGCTCATCGAGGAGGAGGACCCGCGCAAGCCCCTCACCGACGACCAGCTCGCCGCCGAGCTTCAGAAACAGGGTATCCAGGTCACTCGCCGCACCGTCGCCAAATATCGGGAAGATTTGCAGATTCCCAGCACGCATCAGCGACGCGTAAGGTGA
- the hpf gene encoding ribosome hibernation-promoting factor, HPF/YfiA family produces the protein MKVEYTGRQTTINKKLKAQAEAGLERIAKVVGRTASAHVILSEDKYRQIAEVSVVTGGHSLVATCKSAEMTTALHDALAKVEQQAIRYKKKFTTLKRHPKDDKNVTNVAAGEAEKIESPVKRVSAKKVAAKTSAARKAVSMVVHSFPSKTPLIEPHVVRSIDSAAMRPMTFEEAVKEAAFRDRDVFVFRDHANQVLILHRKRDGKVELIEVP, from the coding sequence ATGAAGGTTGAGTACACAGGAAGACAGACCACCATCAACAAGAAGCTGAAGGCGCAGGCCGAAGCAGGCCTCGAGCGGATTGCCAAGGTAGTGGGCAGAACCGCCAGCGCACACGTCATCCTGAGCGAGGACAAATATCGCCAGATCGCCGAAGTGTCGGTTGTGACCGGCGGCCACAGCCTCGTGGCAACCTGTAAATCCGCGGAGATGACCACCGCGCTTCACGATGCATTGGCCAAGGTCGAGCAACAGGCCATCCGCTATAAGAAGAAGTTCACCACCCTCAAACGTCACCCCAAGGACGACAAGAACGTCACAAACGTGGCTGCCGGCGAGGCCGAGAAGATCGAGAGTCCCGTGAAGCGCGTTTCGGCCAAAAAGGTCGCCGCCAAGACCAGCGCGGCGCGCAAGGCCGTCTCCATGGTCGTCCACTCCTTCCCCTCGAAGACGCCTCTGATCGAGCCGCATGTTGTCCGCTCGATCGACAGCGCCGCCATGCGCCCTATGACCTTCGAAGAGGCCGTCAAGGAGGCTGCCTTCCGCGACCGCGACGTCTTCGTCTTCCGCGATCACGCGAATCAGGTCCTCATCCTGCACCGCAAGCGCGACGGCAAGGTCGAGCTCATCGAAGTCCCGTAG
- the rapZ gene encoding RNase adapter RapZ has translation MPRKQAAKKPAKQTGSASQPPTKGELVILTGMSGSGKASALKAFEDLGYYSVDNLPLDLVPRFADLVRQSTEIERAALVVDVREGIRLDEFPAILKRVRKVLPTRVVFLEADEDVLIRRFSETRRPHPLGRGEMVVKSIRAERKRLDPIRNVADILLDTTRFNVHELRAHINAQFEREDSDSKERNLTISSTSFGFKNGVPADADLVFDVRFLPNPHFVPEFRKLTGRHPKVAKYVRQFPQTQEFLEKTTEMLEFLLPHYITEGKSYLTVAFGCTGGQHRSVFIAEEMKKRLTHAGYRVKSAHRDMPRS, from the coding sequence ATGCCACGCAAGCAAGCCGCGAAGAAGCCCGCGAAGCAGACAGGTTCCGCATCGCAGCCGCCTACTAAGGGCGAACTTGTCATCCTCACCGGCATGTCCGGCTCGGGCAAAGCCTCCGCGCTCAAGGCGTTCGAAGACCTCGGCTACTACTCGGTCGACAACCTACCCCTCGACCTGGTCCCCCGCTTCGCCGACCTTGTCCGCCAGTCCACTGAGATCGAGCGCGCCGCGTTGGTCGTGGATGTGCGCGAGGGCATACGTCTTGATGAGTTTCCTGCCATCCTCAAGCGCGTCCGCAAGGTCCTTCCGACGCGCGTCGTCTTCCTCGAGGCCGACGAGGACGTCCTGATCCGCCGCTTCTCTGAAACGCGTCGACCGCATCCGCTAGGGAGGGGGGAGATGGTCGTCAAGTCCATTCGCGCCGAGCGCAAGCGCCTCGACCCCATCCGCAACGTCGCCGACATCCTCCTCGACACGACCCGGTTCAACGTCCACGAGCTCCGCGCCCACATCAACGCCCAGTTCGAGCGCGAGGACTCCGACAGCAAAGAGCGCAACCTCACCATCTCTTCCACCAGCTTCGGCTTTAAGAACGGCGTTCCCGCCGACGCCGACCTCGTCTTCGACGTGCGCTTCCTCCCCAATCCGCACTTCGTCCCCGAGTTCCGCAAGCTCACCGGCCGTCACCCCAAGGTCGCGAAGTATGTTCGGCAGTTTCCCCAGACGCAGGAGTTCCTCGAAAAAACCACCGAGATGCTCGAATTCCTTCTGCCCCACTACATTACGGAGGGTAAGAGCTACCTCACCGTCGCCTTTGGCTGCACCGGCGGCCAGCACCGGTCGGTCTTTATTGCTGAGGAGATGAAGAAGCGCCTCACCCACGCAGGCTACCGCGTCAAATCCGCCCACCGCGATATGCCGCGCTCCTGA
- a CDS encoding ABC transporter ATP-binding protein has product MKRLWRLLLYVRPYALYSLASVVLMALVGAMAAFRIMLVKPIFERVLSPDSSKTNVLVFNIPRLSHPLDLNFLVPSHFHNAWTIIAYALVVSAVVKSICDYLGTYLVNYAGFGMITDLRNDLYDAVLRRSVGFFQKHTTGTLLSTLINDIERVQMAMSTVLSEFLQQLFTLLFMIGAVIVLGGKMAWVLLLFIPVVISSARRIGRRVRQTTRKGQDKLAEIQNILHETITGNRIVKAFGMELWEMTRFRKAASRLFRANLKSVSVQAISSPLMDAIGSIAIALLLYIGRRQIVSHSMSAGDFIAFLFAVFSLYDPVRKFAAFYNSFQQALGASEEIFKFMDAQDDVQEKKRAHVLKGFHESICFDHVGFAYQTDGEVKQVLHDINLCVRPGEVIAFVGPSGAGKSSLVNLIPRFFDVNEGRITIDGYDLRDVTIDSLRKQIGKVTQEIVLFNDTVRNNIAYGQPDVPIARVEEAAKMALAHDFILNMPDGYNTQIGEKGTRLSGGERQRLAIARAILKNAPILVLDEATSALDTESEHFVQAALANLMQGRTVFVIAHRLSTVRRATRIAVIERGQIVEMGTHDELIEHSGSYRRLYDMQFANDDLIPVGAVPAELEGMA; this is encoded by the coding sequence TTGAAGCGCCTCTGGCGGTTACTGCTCTACGTTCGTCCTTATGCCCTCTACTCGCTGGCTTCCGTCGTCCTCATGGCGCTGGTCGGCGCAATGGCGGCGTTCCGCATCATGCTCGTCAAGCCGATCTTCGAGAGGGTGCTCAGTCCGGACTCCTCCAAGACGAACGTGTTGGTCTTTAACATTCCCCGTCTTTCGCATCCGCTGGACCTGAATTTCCTCGTCCCCAGCCACTTCCACAACGCCTGGACGATCATCGCCTACGCGCTCGTCGTCTCCGCGGTCGTCAAGTCCATCTGCGACTACCTCGGCACCTACCTGGTCAACTACGCCGGCTTCGGCATGATCACCGACCTTCGCAACGACCTCTACGACGCCGTCCTTCGCCGCTCCGTAGGCTTCTTCCAGAAGCACACCACCGGCACGCTGCTTTCGACACTCATCAACGACATCGAGCGCGTCCAGATGGCGATGTCGACGGTGCTCAGCGAGTTCCTGCAACAGCTCTTCACCCTCCTCTTCATGATCGGTGCGGTCATCGTGCTCGGCGGCAAGATGGCCTGGGTGTTGTTGCTCTTCATCCCTGTCGTCATCTCGTCTGCACGGCGTATCGGCCGCCGTGTCCGCCAGACCACCCGCAAGGGCCAGGACAAGCTCGCCGAGATCCAGAACATCCTCCACGAGACCATCACCGGCAATCGCATCGTCAAGGCCTTCGGCATGGAGCTGTGGGAGATGACGCGCTTCCGCAAGGCTGCCAGCCGACTCTTCCGCGCCAATCTCAAGTCCGTCAGCGTGCAGGCCATCAGTTCGCCGCTCATGGATGCCATCGGCTCCATCGCCATCGCGCTGCTGCTCTACATCGGTCGCCGCCAGATCGTCAGCCACTCCATGTCGGCTGGCGACTTCATCGCCTTCCTCTTCGCGGTCTTCTCCCTCTACGACCCCGTCCGTAAGTTCGCCGCCTTCTACAACAGCTTCCAGCAGGCACTCGGTGCCAGCGAAGAGATCTTCAAGTTTATGGATGCGCAAGACGACGTGCAGGAGAAGAAACGCGCCCACGTTCTCAAGGGTTTTCACGAGAGCATCTGCTTCGACCACGTCGGCTTCGCCTATCAGACCGACGGTGAAGTGAAGCAGGTCCTCCACGACATCAACCTATGCGTCAGGCCTGGTGAGGTCATCGCCTTCGTCGGGCCCAGCGGTGCAGGGAAGTCCTCGCTCGTCAACCTCATCCCGCGTTTCTTCGACGTCAACGAGGGCCGCATCACCATCGACGGCTACGACCTCCGCGATGTCACCATCGACTCGCTCCGCAAGCAGATCGGCAAGGTCACGCAGGAGATCGTTCTCTTCAACGACACCGTCCGCAACAACATCGCCTACGGACAGCCGGACGTTCCCATCGCCCGCGTCGAAGAGGCCGCAAAGATGGCGCTCGCGCACGACTTCATCCTGAACATGCCCGACGGCTACAACACGCAGATCGGCGAGAAGGGAACGCGCCTCTCCGGCGGCGAGCGGCAGCGCCTCGCCATCGCCCGCGCCATCCTCAAGAACGCCCCTATCCTCGTCCTCGATGAAGCCACCTCAGCCCTCGATACCGAGAGCGAACACTTCGTCCAGGCCGCCCTCGCCAACCTCATGCAGGGGCGCACCGTCTTCGTCATCGCGCATCGCTTGTCTACCGTCCGCCGGGCCACACGCATCGCGGTGATCGAGCGCGGCCAGATCGTCGAGATGGGCACCCACGACGAGCTCATCGAGCACTCCGGCAGCTACCGCCGCCTCTACGACATGCAGTTCGCGAACGACGATCTCATCCCCGTCGGCGCCGTACCAGCCGAGCTCGAGGGCATGGCATGA
- a CDS encoding YicC/YloC family endoribonuclease, protein MNHVYSMTGFATAQSQTEDGLGFTLTLKSVNHRFLDLSLRLPPNCDELEIALRRVLKESLRRGHVDVTLQLIRGSEGTSQLQLNDELLAAHIAAFHKAAAQYGVTAEPDLNVILRHPGVLRAETVSTLESPAALQTTVLALLPELIQRLNQVRAQEGASLVAELRAAMLRLEALAAEVTTFRTDIRATYVERIRSRMAELLEGGIPEDRLLAEAALLAERSDIDEELVRLQTHITRFLTLLSDGGELGKRLDFLLQELNREANTLLSKTSGAIGGNGLRITELGLEMKLEIEKAREQVQNLE, encoded by the coding sequence ATGAACCACGTTTACTCGATGACCGGCTTCGCCACCGCGCAGTCGCAGACCGAGGACGGTCTCGGCTTCACCCTCACGCTGAAGAGCGTCAACCACCGCTTCCTCGACCTCTCCCTGCGCTTGCCGCCCAACTGCGACGAGCTCGAGATCGCCCTTCGCCGTGTGCTCAAAGAGTCCCTTCGTCGCGGCCACGTCGATGTCACCTTGCAGCTCATCCGCGGCAGCGAGGGCACCTCGCAGCTTCAGCTCAACGACGAGCTCCTCGCCGCCCACATCGCCGCCTTTCATAAGGCTGCCGCGCAGTATGGCGTCACCGCCGAGCCCGACCTCAACGTGATCCTCCGCCACCCCGGCGTCCTGCGCGCCGAAACCGTCTCTACCCTCGAGAGTCCCGCCGCGCTTCAGACGACCGTCCTCGCGCTTCTGCCCGAACTCATTCAGCGCCTTAACCAAGTCCGCGCGCAGGAGGGAGCTTCGCTCGTCGCCGAACTCCGCGCCGCCATGCTCCGCCTCGAAGCCCTCGCCGCCGAAGTGACTACCTTCCGTACCGATATCCGCGCCACCTACGTCGAGCGCATACGCTCCCGTATGGCCGAGCTGCTCGAAGGTGGCATCCCCGAAGACCGCCTCCTCGCCGAAGCCGCCCTCCTCGCCGAGCGCTCCGATATCGACGAAGAGCTCGTCCGCCTCCAGACCCACATCACGCGCTTCCTTACCCTGCTTAGCGATGGCGGCGAACTCGGCAAGCGCCTCGACTTCCTCCTGCAAGAGCTCAACCGCGAGGCCAACACGCTCCTCTCAAAGACCAGCGGAGCCATCGGCGGCAACGGCCTCCGCATCACCGAGCTTGGCCTCGAGATGAAACTTGAGATCGAAAAGGCCCGCGAACAGGTTCAGAACCTCGAGTAA
- the gmk gene encoding guanylate kinase translates to MAGILFIISAPSGSGKSTLVTQLRTLVEGLDFSISYTTRAPRGSEENGREYHFTTREEFERMIAADEFFEWAQVFGNYYGTALSALDHARDNGKDLLLDIDVQGAVQVMQKLPAAVSIFILPPSPQVLEMRLRNRSEAEKMTGHTVSEDVIERRLSQAREELSRIGNYKYALVNDVLDQAVSEMRAVVLTERGVHDGVQALAATCRTTNASPRLQAALNSFA, encoded by the coding sequence ATGGCAGGCATCCTCTTCATCATCTCCGCCCCTTCCGGTTCCGGTAAGTCCACACTGGTCACGCAGCTCCGCACGCTCGTCGAAGGGCTCGATTTCTCCATCTCCTACACCACCCGCGCCCCACGCGGCTCCGAGGAGAACGGCCGCGAGTACCACTTCACCACGCGCGAGGAGTTCGAGCGCATGATCGCAGCGGATGAATTCTTCGAGTGGGCCCAGGTCTTCGGCAACTACTACGGCACCGCGCTCTCCGCGCTCGACCACGCCCGCGACAACGGCAAGGACCTCCTGCTCGACATCGACGTCCAGGGCGCCGTGCAGGTCATGCAGAAGCTCCCCGCCGCTGTCTCTATCTTCATCCTGCCACCCAGCCCGCAGGTGCTCGAGATGCGCCTCCGCAATCGCAGCGAGGCCGAAAAGATGACCGGCCACACCGTCAGCGAGGATGTCATCGAGCGCCGCCTCTCGCAGGCCCGAGAAGAGCTGAGCCGGATCGGCAACTACAAGTACGCCCTCGTCAACGATGTCCTCGATCAGGCCGTCTCCGAGATGCGCGCCGTCGTCCTCACCGAGCGCGGCGTCCACGACGGCGTCCAGGCCCTCGCCGCCACCTGCCGCACCACCAATGCATCACCGCGCCTTCAGGCCGCCCTCAACAGCTTCGCCTAG
- the rpoZ gene encoding DNA-directed RNA polymerase subunit omega — MTPESPFQNKYSLVKGAARRARQLQSGAIPLVASKSMKACRVAQDEIRSGHVKFVLPEKVIPPVVDIHH, encoded by the coding sequence ATGACCCCTGAAAGTCCTTTTCAGAACAAGTACAGCCTGGTGAAGGGTGCTGCACGTCGTGCACGCCAGTTGCAGTCCGGCGCTATACCGCTCGTCGCCTCGAAGTCCATGAAGGCCTGCCGCGTCGCTCAGGACGAGATCCGCAGCGGCCACGTCAAGTTCGTTCTGCCGGAGAAGGTCATTCCGCCGGTCGTCGACATCCACCACTAG